A window of the Gorilla gorilla gorilla isolate KB3781 chromosome 8, NHGRI_mGorGor1-v2.1_pri, whole genome shotgun sequence genome harbors these coding sequences:
- the SLC35G1 gene encoding solute carrier family 35 member G1 isoform X2, with amino-acid sequence MRPQDSTGVAELQEPGLPLTDDAPPGATEEPAAAEAAGAPDREAKKKAPCPGLGLFYTLLSAFLFSVGSLFVKKVQDVHAVEISAFRCVVQMLVVIPCLIYRKTGFIGPKGQRIFLILRGVLGSTAMMLIYYAYQTMSLADATVITFSSPVFTSIFAWICLKEKYSPWDALFTVFTITGVILIVRPPFLFGSDTSGMEESYSGHLKGTFAAIGSAVFAASTLVILRKMGKSVDYFLSIWYYVVLGLVESVIILSVLGEWSLPYCGLDRLFLIFIGLFGLGGQIFITKALQIEKAGPVAIMKTMDVVFAFILQIIFFNNVPTWWTVGGALCVVASNVGAAIRKWYQSSK; translated from the exons ATGCGGCCTCAGGACAGCACCGGGGTCGCGGAGCTCCAGGAGCCAGGGCTGCCGCTAACGGACGATGCACCCCCGGGCGCCACTGAGGAGCCGGCGGCCGCCGAGGCAGCTGGGGCGCCAGACCGCG AAGCCAAGAAGAAAGCACCCTGTCCTGGACTTGGCTTGTTTTACACATTATTGTCTGCCTTCCTTTTCTCAGTGGGCTCTTTATTTGTTAAAAAAGTGCAAGACGTCCATGCTGTAGAGATTAGTGCGTTTCGATGTGTGGTCCAAATGCTAGTTGTTATCCCTTGCTTAATATACAGAAA AACTGGGTTTATAGGCCCAAAAGGTCAACGAATTTTCCTCATTCTCAGAGGAGTCCTTGGTTCTACCGCCATGATGCTTATATACTATGCTTACCAGACAATGTCCCTCGCTGATGCCACAGTTATCACGTTTAGCAGTCCAGTGTTTACGTCCATATTTGCTTGGATATGTCTCAAGGAAAAATATAGCCCTTGGGATGCTCTTTTCACCGTGTTCACAATCACTGGAGTGATCCTTATCGTGAGACCACCATTTTTGTTTGGTTCCGACACTTCGGGGATGGAAGAAAGCTATTCAGGCCACCTTAAGGGAACATTCGCAGCAATTGGAAGTGCCGTATTTGCTGCATCGACTCTAGTTATcctaagaaaaatgggaaaatctGTGGACTACTTTCTGAGCATTTGGTATTATGTAGTACTTGGCCTCGTTGAAAGTGTCATCATCCTCTCTGTATTAGGAGAGTGGAGTCTGCCTTACTGTGGGTTGGACAGGCTATTTCTCATATTCATTGGGCTCTTTGGTTTGGGGGGTCAGATATTTATCACAAAAGCACTTCAAATAGAAAAAGCAGGGCCAGTAGCAATAATGAAGACAATGGATGTGGTCTTTGCTTTTATCTTacagattattttctttaataatgtgcCAACATGGTGGACAGTGGGTGGTGCTCTCTGCGTAGTAGCCAGTAATGTTGGAGCGGCCATTCGTAAATGGTACCAAAGTTCCAAATGA
- the SLC35G1 gene encoding solute carrier family 35 member G1 isoform X1 codes for MRPQDSTGVAELQEPGLPLTDDAPPGATEEPAAAEAAGAPDRGRCWLCLSSPCCSRTEPEAKKKAPCPGLGLFYTLLSAFLFSVGSLFVKKVQDVHAVEISAFRCVVQMLVVIPCLIYRKTGFIGPKGQRIFLILRGVLGSTAMMLIYYAYQTMSLADATVITFSSPVFTSIFAWICLKEKYSPWDALFTVFTITGVILIVRPPFLFGSDTSGMEESYSGHLKGTFAAIGSAVFAASTLVILRKMGKSVDYFLSIWYYVVLGLVESVIILSVLGEWSLPYCGLDRLFLIFIGLFGLGGQIFITKALQIEKAGPVAIMKTMDVVFAFILQIIFFNNVPTWWTVGGALCVVASNVGAAIRKWYQSSK; via the exons ATGCGGCCTCAGGACAGCACCGGGGTCGCGGAGCTCCAGGAGCCAGGGCTGCCGCTAACGGACGATGCACCCCCGGGCGCCACTGAGGAGCCGGCGGCCGCCGAGGCAGCTGGGGCGCCAGACCGCGGTAGGTGCTGGCTCTGCCTTTCCTCGCCGTGTTGCTCCCGCACCGAGCCGG AAGCCAAGAAGAAAGCACCCTGTCCTGGACTTGGCTTGTTTTACACATTATTGTCTGCCTTCCTTTTCTCAGTGGGCTCTTTATTTGTTAAAAAAGTGCAAGACGTCCATGCTGTAGAGATTAGTGCGTTTCGATGTGTGGTCCAAATGCTAGTTGTTATCCCTTGCTTAATATACAGAAA AACTGGGTTTATAGGCCCAAAAGGTCAACGAATTTTCCTCATTCTCAGAGGAGTCCTTGGTTCTACCGCCATGATGCTTATATACTATGCTTACCAGACAATGTCCCTCGCTGATGCCACAGTTATCACGTTTAGCAGTCCAGTGTTTACGTCCATATTTGCTTGGATATGTCTCAAGGAAAAATATAGCCCTTGGGATGCTCTTTTCACCGTGTTCACAATCACTGGAGTGATCCTTATCGTGAGACCACCATTTTTGTTTGGTTCCGACACTTCGGGGATGGAAGAAAGCTATTCAGGCCACCTTAAGGGAACATTCGCAGCAATTGGAAGTGCCGTATTTGCTGCATCGACTCTAGTTATcctaagaaaaatgggaaaatctGTGGACTACTTTCTGAGCATTTGGTATTATGTAGTACTTGGCCTCGTTGAAAGTGTCATCATCCTCTCTGTATTAGGAGAGTGGAGTCTGCCTTACTGTGGGTTGGACAGGCTATTTCTCATATTCATTGGGCTCTTTGGTTTGGGGGGTCAGATATTTATCACAAAAGCACTTCAAATAGAAAAAGCAGGGCCAGTAGCAATAATGAAGACAATGGATGTGGTCTTTGCTTTTATCTTacagattattttctttaataatgtgcCAACATGGTGGACAGTGGGTGGTGCTCTCTGCGTAGTAGCCAGTAATGTTGGAGCGGCCATTCGTAAATGGTACCAAAGTTCCAAATGA